In Oryza brachyantha chromosome 2, ObraRS2, whole genome shotgun sequence, a single window of DNA contains:
- the LOC102714982 gene encoding WEB family protein At1g75720-like, with protein sequence MEIAVASRAVVDTSRPFQSVREAVEVFGERRLSSSRASSESDGGKPLAPAVLAGCLRKLEAELAEARGELERLRQRQSHMEVAVSSITVQLSGGLAILDKGKELAVVDVEDGRVGGGGGRVRSDRWDESRAEEWMASLEYLPSLSEALSIKMVDDDHLGERRQTKVYSSNNNKKKAAMNKKKKQQQQQKKKNDVSLVSRIFSRKDKSSLLVSFAS encoded by the exons atggAGATCGCGGTGGCGAGCCGCGCCGTGGTGGACACCTCCAGGCCGTTCCAGTCGGTCAGGGAGGCCGTCGAGGTGTTCGGCGAGCGGCGCCTCAGCTCCTCTAGGGCGAGCAGCGAATCCGACGGTGGCAAgccgctggcgccggcggtgcTGGCCGGCTGCCTGAGGAAGCTGGAGGCCGAGCTGGCCGAGGCCAGGGGCGAGCTGGAGCGGCTGCGGCAGAGGCAGTCCCACATGGAGGTGGCCGTGTCCAGCATCACCGTGCAGCTCAGCGGCGGCCTGGCCATCCTCGACAAAGGCAAggagctcgccgtcgtcgacgtggAAGACGGCcgcgttggcggcggcggcggccgggttCGCAGCGACCGGTGGGACGAGAGCCGCGCCGAGGAGTGGATGGCGAGCCTCGAGTACCTCCCCAGCCTGTCGGAGGCACTGTCCATCAAGATGGTCGACGATGATCACCTCGGAGAGAGGAGGCAGACGAAGGTGtacagcagcaacaacaacaagaagaaggCGGCCatgaacaagaagaagaagcagcagcagcagcagaagaagaagaatgacGTCTCATTGGTTTCAAGAATCTTCTCAAGGAAAGACAAGTCCAG CCTACTAGTTTCCTTTGCTTCATAA